One stretch of Lagenorhynchus albirostris chromosome 13, mLagAlb1.1, whole genome shotgun sequence DNA includes these proteins:
- the GPR75 gene encoding probable G-protein coupled receptor 75, protein MNSTDLPQDAPNTTLLHVPHSQGENSTAVQEDLQDLIHTATLVSCTFLLAIIFCLGSYGNFIVFLSFFDPAFRKFRTNFDFMVLNLSFCDLFICGVTAPMFTFVLFFSSASGIPDAFCFTFHLTSSGFIIMSLKTVAVIALHRLRMVLGKQPNRTASFLCTLLLTLFLWATSFTLATLATLKTSKSHLCLPMSSLIAREGKAILSLYVVDFTFCVAVVSVSYIMIAQTLRKNAQVRKCPPVITVDASRPQPFMGAPVKGGGDPIQCTMPALYRNQNYNKLQHVQTHGYTKSPNQLPTPAASRLQLVSAVNLSTAKDSKAVVTCVIIVLSVLVCCLPLGISLVQVVLSSNGSFILYQFELFGFTLVFFKSGLNPFIYSRNSAGLRRKVLWCLQYIGLGFFCCKQKTRLRAMGKGNLEVNRNKSSHHETNSAYMLSPKPQKKFVDQACGPSHSKESMVSPKMSAGHQHYGQSSSTPINTRIEPYYSIYNSSPSQEESIPHNLQPVNSFGFASSYIAMHYHTTNDLMQEYDSTSAKQIPVPSV, encoded by the coding sequence ATGAACTCAACAGACCTCCCTCAGGATGCTCCCAACACTACCCTGCTACATGTGCCTCACTCCCAGGGAGAAAACAGCACTGCTGTCCAGGAAGACCTCCAGGACCTCATCCACACGGCCACCTTGGTGAGCTGTACCTTTCTGCTCGCAATCATCTTCTGCCTGGGCTCTTACGGCAACTTCATTGTCTTCTTGTCCTTCTTTGATCCGGCCTTCAGGAAATTCAGAACCAACTTTGATTTCATGGTCCTGAACCTGTCCTTCTGTGACCTTTTCATTTGTGGCGTGACGGCCCCCATGTTCACCTTCGTGTTGTTCTTCAGTTCAGCCAGCGGCATACCAGATGCTTTCTGCTTCACTTTCCACCTCACCAGCTCCGGTTTCATCATCATGTCCCTCAAGACAGTGGCGGTGATTGCCCTGCACCGGCTCCGCATGGTGTTGGGGAAGCAGCCGAACCGCACGGCCTCCTTTCTCTGCACTTTGCTCCTCACTCTGTTCCTCTGGGCCACCAGTTTCACACTCGCCACCTTGGCCACCCTGAAAACCAGCAAGTCCCACCTCTGCCTTCCCATGTCCAGTCTGATTGCCCGAGAAGGGAAAGCCATCCTGTCTCTCTATGTGGTCGATTTCACCTTTTGTGTTGCTGTGGTCTCTGTGTCTTACATCATGATTGCTCAGACCCTGCGGAAAAATGCTCAAGTCAGAAAGTGCCCCCCTGTGATCACAGTTGATGCTTCCAGACCACAGCCTTTCATGGGGGCCCCTGTGAAGGGAGGTGGAGATCCTATCCAGTGTACCATGCCAGCTCTTTACAGGAACCAGAATTACAATAAACTGCAGCACGTTCAGACCCACGGATACACCAAGAGTCCCAACCAGCTGCCAACTCCTGCGGCCAGCCGGCTCCAGCTGGTGTCGGCTGTCAATCTCTCCACGGCTAAGGATTCCAAGGCGGTGGTCACCTGTGTGATCATTGTGCTGTCGGTCCTGGTGTGCTGCCTTCCACTGGGAATCTCCTTGGTGCAGGTGGTTCTGTCCAGCAATGGGAGCTTCATCCTTTACCAGTTTGAACTGTTTGGTTTTACGCTTGTATTTTTCAAGTCAGGATTAAACCCTTTTATATATTCTCGGAACAGTGCAGGGCTGAGAAGGAAAGTACTGTGGTGTCTGCAGTACATAGGCCTGGGTTTTTTCTGCTGCAAACAGAAGACTCGACTTCGAGCCATGGGAAAGGGAAACCTCGAAGTCAACAGAAACAAATCCTCCCATCATGAAACGAACTCTGCCTACATGTTGTCTCCAAAGCCCCAGAAGAAATTTGTGGACCAGGCCTGTGGCCCAAGTCATTCGAAGGAAAGTATGGTCAGTCCCAAGATGTCTGCTGGACATCAACACTATGGTCAGAGCAGCTCAACCCCCATCAACACTCGGATTGAGCCGTACTACAGTATCTATAACAGCAGCCCGTCCCAGGAAGAGAGCATCCCACATAACTTACAGCCAGTAAATTCTTTTGGATTTGCCAGTTCATATATTGCCATGCATTATCACACCACTAATGATTTAATGCAAGAGTATGATAGCACTTCAGCCAAGCAGATTCCAGTCCCCTCTGTTTAG